Genomic window (Oncorhynchus masou masou isolate Uvic2021 chromosome 9, UVic_Omas_1.1, whole genome shotgun sequence):
TGTTTGCTCCCACATCCTTAAGAGCATGAAACATGATGTTGTTTATTAGTTTGACAGCGACATGGTTCTACTCTGGTTCTACTCATGGATGATGTTACAAAAATATCTGGCATGTCAACCTGTTCTCATCCACCCCTAGCTGAGCTATTCTTAGCATCTGATTAAACATGCTCTTTGTGACAACAAAATGAACTTACCCATTTTTCATACAATTTGTGCTCAATAGTCCTAGGTCTGTAAATACACCATATCACCAAGAAAGATTGCGTTAAACAGAACGCTGAAAGGCACTATATCTATCAGAGTTTGCATATTAGGCTGCCAAGACACGTAATCCTCTCTTGCAAGTAATTCATGTGAGGCAATTTACTTATTTGTACATAAAAAAGCCATCCGGCGAATAGACAACAAACCACAACCAAAGGTTGAAATTATCATGCTCTAAGTACGTTTGGAGTTATGTGGCTGGAAGTCAGAAATGGGCATTGATACAAGAGCTTTTGGAATGGGGTTATCTTGATTTCATTCCTTAGGCGTGGGAACACTCTCTGTTCTTCCTGTTAACAGGGAACACTCTGTTCTTCTTGTTATCATGGAACACGCTGTTCTTCCTCTTATCAGGGAACACTAAGTTCTTCCTCTTATCAGGGAACACTCTGTTCTTCCTGTTATCAGGGAACACTAAGTTCTTCCTCTTATCAGGGAACACTAAGTTCTTCCTCTTATCAGGGAACACGCTGTTCTTCCTCTTATCAGGGAGcacgctgttcttcctgttatcagggaacacgctgttcttcctgttatcagggaacacgctgttcttcctgttatCAGGGAACACATCTATGTTCTTCCTGTTATCAGGGAACACGCTGTTCTTCCTCTTATCAGGGAACACGCTTTCTTCCTGTTATCAGGGAACATCAGGGAACTATGTTCTTCCTGTTATCAGGGAACACGCTGTTCTTCCTCTTATCAGGGAACACACTATCAGTTCTTCCTGTTATCAGGGaacacgctgttcttcctgttatCAGGGAACACGCTGTTCTTCCTCTTATCAGTTCTTCCTGTTATCAGGGaacacgctgttcttcctgttatCAGGGAACACACTATCAGTTCTTCCTCTTATCAGGGaacacgctgttcttcctgttatCAGGGAACACACTATGTTCTTCCTGTTATCAGGGaacacgctgttcttcctgttatCAGGGAACACACTATGTTCTTCCTGTTATCAGGGaacacgctgttcttcctgttatCAGGGAACACACTATGTTCTTCCTGTTATCATGGAACACGCTGTTCTTCCTCTTATCAGGGAGcacgctgttcttcctgttatCATGGaacacgctgttcttcctgttatCAGGGAACACGCTGTTCTTCCTCTTATCAGGGaacacgctgttcttcctgttatCATGGaacacgctgttcttcctgttatCATGGaacacgctgttcttcctgttatcagggaacacgctgttcttcctgttatcagggaacacgctgttcttcctgttatCATGGaacacgctgttcttcctgttatCAGGAACACTTCCTCTTATCAGGGAACTGTTCTTCCTCTTATCAGGGAACACACTGTTCTTCCTGTTATCAGGGaacacgctgttcttcctgttatcagggaacacgctgttcttcctgttatcagggaacacgctgttcttcctgttatcagggaacacgctgttcttcctgttatcagggaacacgctgttcttcctgttatcagggaacacgctgttcttcctgttatCAGGGAACACGCTGTTCTTCCTCTTATCAGGGAACACTATGTTCTTCCTGTTATCAGGGaacacgctgttcttcctgttatcagggaacacgctgttcttcctgttatCTGGGTacacgctgttcttcctgttatcagggaacacgctgttcttcctgttatcagggaacacgctgttcttcctgttatCAGGGAACACACTATGTTCTTCCTGTTATCAGGGaacacgctgttcttcctgttatcagggaacacgctgttcttcctgttatcagggaacacgctgttcttcctgttatcagggaacacgctgttcttcctgttatCAGGGAACACACTATGTTCTTCCTGTTATCAGTGAACAAACCAAGACATGTAATCAT
Coding sequences:
- the LOC135544970 gene encoding uncharacterized protein LOC135544970; protein product: MSEATQEHIPVHMFEAILKRGIRLVRPAFDRPKHGRFLFKFLPIGGEQLDGVMEEHSVFPDNRKNSVFPDNRKNSVFPDNRKNSVYPDNRKNSVFPDNRKNSVFPDNRKNIVFPDKRKNSVFPDNRKNSVFPDNRKNSVKNSVFPDNRKNSVFPDNRKNSVFPDNRKNSVFPDKRKNSSLIRGSVPDNRKNSVFHDNRKNSVFPDNRKNSVFPDNRKNSVFHDNRKNSVFHDNRKNSVFPDKRKNSVFPDNRKNSVFHDNRKNSVLPDKRKNSVFHDNRKNIEESVFPDKRKNSVFPDNRKNIDVFPDNRKNSVFPDNRKNSVFPDNRKNSVLPDKRKNSVFPDKRKNLVFPDKRKNLVFPDNRKNRVFPDKRKNLVFPDKRKNSVFHDNKKNRVFPVNRKNRECSHA